A genomic window from Salvelinus sp. IW2-2015 unplaced genomic scaffold, ASM291031v2 Un_scaffold1457, whole genome shotgun sequence includes:
- the LOC112070906 gene encoding thioredoxin-like protein 1 isoform X1 yields MVGVKVIGNDSEFQPELAAAGSRLAVVKFTMAGCRPCVRISPAFNMLSNKYPHVVFLEVDVHVCQATAAANNISATPTFLFFRNKVRVDLYQGADASGLEEKIKQHVENDPGSNEDSDIPKGYMDLMPFVNKAGCECLNESDESGFXNCLVKDTTYLESDCDEQLLVTMAFNQPVKLYSMKLQSSDFAQAPKCVKIFINLPRSMDFDDAERSEATQTLDLAEEDFKEDGLIPLRYVKFQNVQSITMFVKNNQGDEETTKINYLTFIGTPVQATNMNDFKRVVGKKGESH; encoded by the exons ATGGTCGGGGTAAAAGTAATCGGGAATGATTCAGAATTCCAACCTGAGCTAGCAGCCGCCGGTTCGAGGCTTGCGGTAGTGAAGTTCACAATGGCAGG ATGTCGACCCTGTGTCAGAATATCCCCTGCTTTCAACATGTTGAGTAACAAGTACCCACACGTGGTTTTCCTTGAAGTAGATGTACACGTCTGTCAG gcAACGGCTGCCGCTAACAACATCTCTGCAACgccaacatttttgtttttccgTAACAAAGTGCGCGTTGACCTGTATCAGGGTGCAGATGCCTCAGGACTAGAGGAGAAGATCAAGCAGCATGTAGAAAACGACCCTGGAAGCAACGAGGACTCAGACATTCCCAAGGGATAT atGGACCTGATGCCGTTTGTGAACAAAGCTGGCTGTGAGTGCCTAAATGAGAGCGACGAGAGCGGCTTTGAMAACTGCTTAGTCAAGGACACCACCTACCTGGAGTCTGACTGTGATGAGCAG CTCCTCGTTACGATGGCCTTTAACCAGCCTGTCAAGCTGTACTCAATGAAGCTGCAGTCCTCTGACTTCG CCCAGGCACCAAAGTGTGTGAAGATTTTCATTAACCTGCCTCGCTCCATGGACTTTGACGACGCTGAGCGGAGCGAAGCCACCCAGACTCTGGACCTGGCGGAGGAGGACTTCAAGGAAGACGGGTTGATTCCACTGAGATACGTCAAGTTCCAGAACGTTCAGAGCATCACC ATGTTYGTGAAGAACAACCAAGGTGATGAAGAGACGACTAAAATCAACTACCTTACTTTTATCGGAACCCCTGTACAAGCAACAAACATGAAYGACTTCAAACGG
- the LOC112070906 gene encoding thioredoxin-like protein 1 isoform X2, whose amino-acid sequence MLSNKYPHVVFLEVDVHVCQATAAANNISATPTFLFFRNKVRVDLYQGADASGLEEKIKQHVENDPGSNEDSDIPKGYMDLMPFVNKAGCECLNESDESGFXNCLVKDTTYLESDCDEQLLVTMAFNQPVKLYSMKLQSSDFAQAPKCVKIFINLPRSMDFDDAERSEATQTLDLAEEDFKEDGLIPLRYVKFQNVQSITMFVKNNQGDEETTKINYLTFIGTPVQATNMNDFKRVVGKKGESH is encoded by the exons ATGTTGAGTAACAAGTACCCACACGTGGTTTTCCTTGAAGTAGATGTACACGTCTGTCAG gcAACGGCTGCCGCTAACAACATCTCTGCAACgccaacatttttgtttttccgTAACAAAGTGCGCGTTGACCTGTATCAGGGTGCAGATGCCTCAGGACTAGAGGAGAAGATCAAGCAGCATGTAGAAAACGACCCTGGAAGCAACGAGGACTCAGACATTCCCAAGGGATAT atGGACCTGATGCCGTTTGTGAACAAAGCTGGCTGTGAGTGCCTAAATGAGAGCGACGAGAGCGGCTTTGAMAACTGCTTAGTCAAGGACACCACCTACCTGGAGTCTGACTGTGATGAGCAG CTCCTCGTTACGATGGCCTTTAACCAGCCTGTCAAGCTGTACTCAATGAAGCTGCAGTCCTCTGACTTCG CCCAGGCACCAAAGTGTGTGAAGATTTTCATTAACCTGCCTCGCTCCATGGACTTTGACGACGCTGAGCGGAGCGAAGCCACCCAGACTCTGGACCTGGCGGAGGAGGACTTCAAGGAAGACGGGTTGATTCCACTGAGATACGTCAAGTTCCAGAACGTTCAGAGCATCACC ATGTTYGTGAAGAACAACCAAGGTGATGAAGAGACGACTAAAATCAACTACCTTACTTTTATCGGAACCCCTGTACAAGCAACAAACATGAAYGACTTCAAACGG